Within the Naumovozyma dairenensis CBS 421 chromosome 9, complete genome genome, the region ATTTTCATATAGAAGTCTCTTCTAAAGATAGTCTATATTGTAAATAgtgtttatatttttacgaactttattgaaattgtattgtattttttgttttaaaatAAGTATTAGGTTATTAGTATACAGATATATAAGTAACcgttattttttctttatctacACATGAAGGTAAACGCATCCACTACATGGTTTCCTTtgattctttctttttattactattagtattattcACGTTATGGTGCCTTAAAATTTTGTTCTTAAATTTTGTGTTGGTTTTTAAGCTATGggaattgaagaaactttCCCTCTAACGATGGTTGTTTGATGGATTCAGACGCTCTTTTACAATTTTGACTTCTTTGTTCAACTTCAAGGcaacttcttctaattttgtGATTTCATCACCCTTTTCAATAACTAATATAGTcttatcttcattaaaCTTGGCGTTTATATCCAAGTTAGAAATAGTAGTATCCAAAACcattataattttatcttcTGGCAAGTTGAATAAATCAGCCAATTTCTTAACAGAGAAGCTTGAATAAAATCTCTTGTAAGTAAAGAAATAAGTCTTTAATGATTCTACTTGAACTCTTTCAGTCAAATTTTCTAAGACAGTGTCAACATTTGGTAATAAATTCCAAGCtttaatatctttcaaGTATGCAACAGATTTTTGCCAGTCACCCTTTTGCATAGCTTTAGCTGCAAATAAGATATAATCTCTTGAAGTTTCTGGTGGACCTTGGAAACTTGCCTTATCGTAATATTCTAATGCACGACGAATTGATTTTTGAGAATATGGGATTCTTTTAACTTTAATACCTGAATAAAATGCGGTCATTTGTGGAATTTCAATCAATAATGAACATGTCATGAAGACGACATCAATTAAGTCTAAGTTTATATGCTGATGGTAGGGTAGACATTGCTTTTCACGATCATCGCCTGTAGAGGTTACTCTTTGTAAAGTTTGTTGACCAAGAATTTCTCTTAAATGGGAAGCAGATAATAATTCGTTTAGAACTTGATGacattcttcaattaaaCAAGCCTTGAATGCAGACAAACCTAATTGAACAACAACTCTGTTGAATAAAATTTGTAAAGATGGATCGGAAGTATTAATGTTAGCTTGTACATTAGTAGATAATAACATATCCTTAGCTTGATAGAAATCAATGTTTAAGGCATGGTAATAAATGTTATATAATGCAGCACGTTTACGGAGAGCTCCGTCAGTATTTTTGGAAAGGACTTGTGATAAAGTTGTGACCAATTTGGTAATATATTCGTTATCAATGGTTTCTGGTTGAGCAatgaaattagatgaatAATGAGAAGCAGAAACTGATTTCCATGCAGATGATTCCATCTTtgtaattaatttttctgaTTTATAATAAATGTGATCTAATCTCTTAATGAATGGACGTGCTAATaacttttcttgttcatcttGAGGTAAAGTAGCCTCCAAGTATAATTGACTTCTTAGTATCAAGTTGTAAATGGATTGTTCATCTTTCAAACGGAATAAATAATCACTAGAATGTGGATCGAtgtttaataatgattttttaaattcttcatctaatctttcaacaaatgaaaataagGAACCAAGGATCTTCTTAACACCGTTGGAATCAGCAGTTGgttcatcttcaatggAGTCGGTTGGGATGGCCAATTCTGAAACTTGATAAGTGGTACGGTTTTCATCTAAAATGTTCATTAGACTAATGATATCGTTGTACGATGCCTTCCATTGTTCAATTGGTTGATATGATAAAGTAGATGAAACATCGAATCGTAATGGAATCAAAGTCAAATAAGCCATGATGGATTCAAATGGATTTTTAGCCATaactaataattcttctaGAGTTCTCAATAAATCTTGTTGGTTAACGTTCTTTTTCCCTCTTGAATCCATGACAATACGTAATGTGGTGAAGAAACTAACTTCTGAAGTAGCAGAGGCAATGGATGCCAGGGTAGCTGGTTTGGGAGCGCCAAACATGCCTGTATCTAAAGATGATTCCAAGTCAACGGTAGTTTCCTTTTCGAAAGCTTCTGGATCTTCTctgaatttatttaatagatcttcattttctctAGCCACCTTTCTTGCTCTTTGCTTTATAGTATTGAATGCTCTTGCAACtgctttatttttaatttcattcaagTCAGATGAGGATACCAAATCTTCGACTTGAGCAACAACTTTTATGAACAAAGATGGAGTACCCATATTTTGTTGATGAGCTCTAACTAATAGACGAGTAATGGTATCGAATTCGTTTAAGATGGAAACCCAATCTTCAGACATTTCAGCggtttcaatattatcataaaCGGCTTGCATTTCatccaataatttttctttggcAGATTTAACCACTTTCCTaccttcatcatcacttaaatcttcatctgaGGAACCAGGATAATTGGAACCTTTCAAAAACTTATTACCAGCACCTCCAGAGGGACCAGCTTTTCTAAACTCAGATTTTTTAAACCAATCTGGACCATATGGTTTGCCTTCAGAATCATCAGTTTCATAATCTGATTCTTGAGCTGCTTCTTCAGATTCATTGAAGAAGGAATCATCGGATTCTTCACCGGAGGAGGATCCTAGTAATAGTTCTTCCTCAGATGAGGAggataataaatcttcttcttcagatGACGTTCCTGATTCATATTCATAGTTGGATGCGAAAAAACGAGACATGTTGTGTATTGGGCAATGAgctttttatttcttcttcgtgTTGCTGCTATTGTTCAATAAATCCTATTTTTCGGTGGAAGATGGCAATGCTCTAATATATGAAAAGGTGACTTTCTTCTAAGAATTCCAATTCTTAATTTGTATAGTGTTAATACGCACAGATTCAGAGTATCCTTAACCTTTCTCCCTCTCTACCTTAGATGTCTGTGTATCTTTCTCTGGTCCATCCATTACTCTGTCTCTCTCTGTATTTCTCACTACTAAGAAAacttgaaattttcaacgtgaaaaaaaattttcgtgaaaatttggaatttttcaaaatagaaaaaatggTGGAATATCATTTCAAACGGTGTGACGCAGTAAAGTGACAGTAAATCActtcaatgaattattattattatacatGTTTACTTTATCACATACAATcacaaatatatttatatgtttatGTAAGCCTGATTTTTATTGAGAGAAAGATAGACAGAGAAAGCGCGTCTATATAAGCGCCTGTATGGAAGACAATGAAATCATACATGCATCCTGTATTGGAACATTCCCTTGAGGTACCATTCCTGGTAATTCAAATTGTCCATCGAAGAAATCTTGCGCACCTTCACAACCTTCAAATTGATCCTTTGACGCGTTGAAACTTTGTTTAATATGATCCCACTTACCATAAACCATTAACAAGTTTGCAGCATCGACTTTCTTAGTGGCGTCTTCCGTAGCGGACCCTGTAATGATTTTAGAAATTGTTGGTATTTTAGAATCAATTTTCAtgtatttctttaatgattcattataataataatcacCACTATTGATCCACACAGATTGTGAATATCCATTACGGAAGGCACAGTGAGTGAAAATATCACCAAATGATTTAGCAATTCTAACATGATAGCCATATGAAGCTTGAGCTCCCACGAAATCTCCGTACGCTTCTTCTGGTGAAACAACTCTTTTCTCTATAGTATCCACGGTGACTCTGACGTTGATTGGTACCAATTGAGATTTTAATTCTAAATTGATATCTTTACctatattaatgaatttagtttgtttgaattctttcttatttgaTGTGGAGATTTTCCCTGGTTTTGTCATTCTAATTGCAAGTCCTTCTCTATAACGATGATTGTCATTTCCTTCTCCATGGTCTAGATATCTCATAAATGGTAAGGCAGATAATCTTGGTAATTTAGAAGCTTCGTGGAAATATTGTCTATATTGTTTCTTGAACACTGAATTTACTAGATATGGCGGTGTGACAaaatattgtaataatgaCGCAATTAACATGGAATCAGATAATTTGGTGGtgctttttttctttgtctTCAGTTGTGTATCATCAGTGTTAGGTGGTGAAGTAAGATCCAGGATGATAATTTCACCtgcattgaaaaatgtagCAGCTTTAGCAATTTGGTAAATGGTGTAGGTTATTTGTTCCAAATTGGTACAATTTGAAATGACACTTGTTGGTATACATAGAGAGTAATTTAAAGTCTTGGATAATACCTTGATTGTCTTCTTTACGTTATTCTTTTTAGCTTTAATTGCCTGTCCTTGTCCTTGTTTACCATGCTtggttttcttctttaacGGTTTGTTTGTAGAGGATGTTGATATATCACCTTGATTTTCAACTgaagtttttcttttagGAGGCAtaattaattgatattattttttaaaaactGGGAAAGattttcacttttttgATGCAATGCAATCAACGTTTCGTTCTTGTTTATTGCATgtctttcttcttctagtGAAAATGCGATGAGCCTACTTTGTAAGTTTCGAGATTTGAATTTCCACTaacaaaaaattttcaactATTTTTCGCCGTTTTGGAAATTCCCCACGACACACAATATTATCTACCACATAGTGGTCTTCATTTAAGCCAAGTAGTCAATTGTGTAGTCTGATGAACAGTTTAAGCAGTAGACTGAATTCAGTATGACTTTATAACTGTCTATATAGTGGCTCGCATATATAGACATATTATCCATCATATATAATCTTTGATCCCTCCATCTTTATACTATGTACTTGGAAAAAAAGTAAAGGTCATCGGTTCTATTGATTATGTTGGCGGCAGCCTTATCAAACGATCTTATTACGTAACCAAACCATTTTATTCCATATATACGTGTATTATACAAGTATCATTGAGATAGTGAGCGATTTGAGCATCTGTGTGGTTATTGCAAAGGGTTAAGACTTTCTACATAAAAATATGTAGGTAATACCAGCGTCTTGGAAGCATAACATTACCTCTCTTTTAATGTGTTCAAAGTTATTAATGTATAATACGCCGTTCAGTATAATTGTTAAACTGATCTGATCTTTCAAAAAGTTTTCAACACAAAACATAAGATTGATATAGTCAACTAATATTATAACTTTCATCtgaaagaattatcattattaatagtatatgtatatatatagagaatgagagaaaatgaaaaggaaaaggtaaaaggaaaatatatatatatataatgcGGAACCATTTTTACTAAATCATTGgttaaattttttcaagttgacattttaattttctaatttttttgtttttatgTTAGTTTCATTATTTCATAGTTGTTCTTCTTACTCTTGGTCATCGAGTTcttcaccatcatcatcatcatcatcattgtcGTTAAAAGCATTATCATGTTCATGCAGTTTTCCACTCTTAAACacttctttcaaattataaTGTTTTTTCCTCATTTCTTCGAATCGTCTATGTTTAGCTTCCTTTTCTGCAGCTTCGTCGTCATCATCGTTcacattttcatcattttgattcccatcatcatcttgttTCATTGAGAcatgttcttcttcaattctatCATCTCCATCAAATTGACCCCCCGTTTGATCGATTTTAAATTCCGGTTCACCCAACGagaaatcattaaaatcatcatcatcaccagGGTTTATATTTGTTATCCCATTTCCATTAAATGCCTTATCATCAGCcaaatcatcttcatcaactCTATAATATTCCCCCGCGGGGTCCACAGCACCTTGATAGGGAGTCTTTGGTTCATCGATATGAATATCTTGGAATTGTTGTTTCGTAATTTCATTctcattcaaatttttctgGTTCCATTGTAATCTTTCATCCTGTTCGTGTTTCAAAGAGATAGTATCTTTTGGTGTGAATTGACTGatatgttgttgttgctgaaGTAGTACTGCTTCTGCCttttgttgctgttgtttATATGCTTGAGAATCTTTGGCTAGACGGGCATTTAGTTGGGTATTTTTCAGGACTTGTTTCCTGAATTCAGTTATTGAAGGATCGTCTTTGTTTAATTGTTCCTTTGGTAAAGGGTTCTTTAATATACCACCCATTATTGACGTAAAACCGTGTGTGTCTCTCTCTCTTTGCTTCCGTAGTTTTCTTTCTACGTTGCTTTAATGCTCAGTTGATTGTTATACCAGTAAGTATTTCGTATAATATCTGGTCTAGTCTAGTCTAGTTTAGTCCTGTCTAATCTTGTTCGTGTCGTATGAACTAACTCTCATTAAACTTATACTCcctttctctttctctaTCTCTATAAGTATTAAGCACGCAGTACGTAAAGAAATTCCTTTGTTGGGTATCCCCCGCAAGAAAATAGTGGCCTACTGTCCGGGGGATTTCCAACTCATTATGAAATGGAAAGCGACacaatatataaaaactGAGTGACAgcaaatttataaatacgcaagttaataaatatagatATAGATATAGGGTAGGTATAAAGGTAGATTTAGAACGTGCATGAGCGACACAACTtaatatatcttcttcttttcatcCACAGAGATTTCACCCGCTCCAGTGTTAATAACCAAAAGTAGCCCTCCAATAATActtaaattttgataaaattcatatttcaagaaatccTTCTTCGTAGAATCATAAAACCAATAATTATTCAAAGTAACATTGTAAAAAGTTAAAATCAACCCCAACATAATCGAGGCAAATTTAATCCTAAACCCAATAGCAAAGCATACAGTGAAAACAATAGTGAAAATCACAGTAACCCAAGACTTACTAAAAGTGAACCCAACAAACATTAAAACAATCAATATCCTCCCTACTAACAATAAGAAACTCTTATTCTTATCCACTTTATCCTCTAATTCAGGTAACATCCCAAACGTCATCTTTTTTGAGACCATAGAATCACTAAACGCAATCAACAACCCACCAATAACACTAATGTTCCTCAAAAGGAACGCAGATCCTGATACCAACCCGTATACTACCCCTTGCAATACGATACAACTAATCAAGAGACCCGTAGCGATTACGGTATGTTTCCTTGCGATCAATAACGTGGACCCTAAAGGCATAgcgatgatgatgaacaatAAGAACATGAGGACGAAAACGTAGGGGATCCCCTTCCATTTGTTTAGATAGAAAACTTGATCAGACCATTGGGTCAAGATACGAAGGGAATCCTCGTAGAATGTGGCGACGATGAAGAAACGGGAGATGGTGGGGATGTATGGTTCAATGCGTTGTAAGAGTGGGTGTGTCGTTAAGGATTCAATTCTGTCTGTGAATGCCAAGAAAGAGTTAAAATGATGTTTTAGTTGAATAGTAAATGGTTCTCCCTGTTGAATTGGACGTGATGGTCTGTTTGCAGCATAACTGTAGGATGATGGTGGGTATTGTTGTGcttgttgctgttgctgtgGGAATGGTTGTCTAGCGAACCTTGGGTCTTGCTGGTTGAAATCGTTTTGAATAGGACCTCTGTATGACATGACGTAAGGAGCGGTGAAAAGCTAGCGTCAACTGAGCTTAATCTATGGATGGTTGCCTTCTATTCTCTCTCTATTTTTTGTGTTTTTCTTGTCCTGAATTGTTGACTTACTTGCGTATCCTCTTCTATTAAATATGTTTACGTACTTGTTTAGTTTTTTGCCCTTTTTTTAAACGAAAATGAAAGgagaaattcaaaaagcTGCTGGGAAGATTCGAAGGGAAGAGGAGGGGAGACAGTACAGAATgtatatatgatatatttaaagTTTAATGAATGCAACCTTGATACAAGACGTGTGTGACGTATGGTTTGAGTCTATGTACTATGTTGATTTTTCTAGCTATGGAAGAGATGACTCACTAGCTTCTTAAACGTACATAAATGGGTACTGGACGGTGCAATTTTATAAGCGCAACTATCCAGAAAGAGAAGGttatctttattcttttttcctCTTCAGTAATGATGAACACGATACCCCatagtttatttatttacataCTAGGCATAAATTAGTGGATGGATGTGTCATATGTATATTCAATCCGATTATGTAGTACTTTGTGCTATGTAtgtatttttcatataCGTAGGCGCCGAagctcatctcatctcatgtcatactgaaaaatttatgacAGTTTATAATCTTAGTAAGCCCTTTTTTAATCTACCTCTGTACATACACAGATTACAAACGAATAACGTATTTCTTTTGAGCTCATCGGAATCACCCTGACTTATTTCCTAGTGCTACCAAGCATAGATCAATAAACCAACTCTAGCAAGGCTTTCAACATGTCCGCTGTTCAAAAGCAAGATTTAACCATCTTCAGCGATCAATCAATAATCCCAAAGAATTTATGCTCAAATGAAAGTCATAACGTTATGCTATTGACCTCAACAGCTGCTACTCAACCATTATGGTTGATAAACACTCTAGTGGAATCATCCATCTATGGTCATTCTTATTCATTAAACTCATCCGCATCCTCCACCAACACAATAAATCATAACAAACCAATAAATCCAACCTCTTCATTAACCATAGCATCATTTGCtcataataaatcattctACAAGAGTTCATTCGATAGATTGAAAATTAATTCAAACTCATATAAAATCTTGGACTTCTTAACAGATTTTACAATGAATGAAACATTAGGTAAACCTAAAGCtaaaatttttgaaaatcttttaaaattattccCCAATGATACCACATCAACTATAATATTAGAACAACCAGAAATCTTATTCTCTTTAATGGGTGATCACTTGTCTGCAAATGAACTTATTGAATCCTTTTTAAAACCATTGATTAAAAAGTGTGGTCTTCTTATCATCGTGACTTCCGTTGAATTATACAAACTAGATTATTCAATGACTAAAGATGTTACAGAATTAATTCGATTCATCTCATTCTGTTTCCATGTCAGTCTAACTGTCTTGAGTTTACAACCTTTACAAACTGGGAGAGCTAAAGATATTACTGGTTCTTTGAAGATTACAAGAGGTGGTGCCACATTAGATCATTTGAGTGGGAAGATTCATgtcattgaaaatgaatatttatatttgaatgaaaaggACTCTACGAAGCTTTTCTAttagattatatatatatatatatactttcGTTCCCtcttttcttgaaaaatgtataataattacATAAAACCAAACAAACGTTATACCATTTACTTATTCCTTCTAACTCTGATTATCTCGTCAAGCTTAAATTCCACAGCACATCTTGTCTTTATTAACGATAAAACAGGCCACGTACTTTGTTCACCACATTTAATCCAATATGgtatattattcaattgacCTTCAATGATTCTTGTTATCGAGAGATTCTTCATTCGTGGCACGATAGCAATTTCGATTGCAGATCTTGGTGTCTTTTCATCAATGATTAATCTTTTGATCCAGGAACTTAGTAAGCCTAAATTATCTAATACTTGCATTCTATGATGAAATTCTAACGTCgtgatatttttcaatttcctttccaaatgatatttaaatttaaatgcCAGCGGTTCCATCTCGGTGAAATTTAATTGGGGAATACCTAATTCTGgtaaattaatattattagctGTCTCGGGATAATGtttgtaataatagtatttCGAAGTCTTAATCTCATGTTTCAAGTCATTTACCACTAGGGGAGCCAAGTATGGCCTTGCCAAGGAGACAATAAAATTGTTCacattaaataattcagTCAATCTTGTATATGGACTCTCAGTTTCATTACTATTCACTGCATTCTCTGGAGTTAAAAATTGATTAGTCTTATTTTTCTCCTCTGTcaaaaatgattcaatttcattatctaGATTCTTGCATAATAATTTGGTACCTTCTGATATAACGCCGGACCCAAGGCTGCAATTAATAGCAGATCTTATAAGAATATTTGGTGTAGTCacataatttaataaattggGACAAGATTTATCAGTGGGATGAATAACTATATTGAATACTTTCCCAGTCAATTGATATGCTTCTTCAAATGTtatatctttaataatatatttcaaaacaaattgaatgaaaagaTAAACATCTTGTGAATAGCcatgatgaattaaattttgaatcaGTGTGCCTAAATTCAAATGTTGTTCCAAATTACCATACCCAcaacttttcaataattcaaaatcgtctttaataatgtttaaaatataatcatCAGAGAAtaattcttccaattcttcattAGGCATACAACCGAAAACAGCAGCAACACATGCACCCATAGAACTACCGCTTATGATATTTGGCATTAAATCTTGTAACAATAAACCTTTGATAACACCTAAATGGAAAAGTCCAAATAATGAGCCACCTTGTAATATCAATGCTGTGGTCCCCAATGATAATTTACATCTTTGGAAAAATGCCGTAGGGACCATAGCTTCATCTAACAACTCTAATCCATCGATAGTCTTCTCCAAATATtgttcaattaataatttcgtCCCCATCAATGACTTTGTAAACAATTTCTTATCTACAATTCCAGCAAAATTCCTCAACATACATGGACCCGTCGTTGAAAATTTCTCCTTAATTAattctaaatcattattatccaaTGCCTTAatcaatattgaatattgttCCAAGACAGAATTAAAATCATACcttcttgaaaaaaaattccGTCTCCATAAATTAGCTCCAGTAATCTCATCAACCATACTAGCACTGGTAAACCACGAGTAGTAAGATGGACAATCATCTAGTTCTTTAATGGCTTCATAATAAACGACTCTAGAATGCGGTCTCACataattaatcaatttgtGTGTCCAGAATAATATAATGTCTGATATCACATGTAATACATCCCATACGAATGGCGGAATATGATCCAATGTCGCATATACAGCAGATAATAACCACGTTTGtaacatatttttatattttcctCAATACTTTTAAAAACCTTGTTTATTGCATTCTTGATCTGTTACCAACACCAAATTACTTACTTTAGCAAACAGGTAATTTGACTCAAGACAGAATAATCTGCTATTCGTGTAGAACGTACCTTTATTGATTGAATATTCATCGCAGTTGCTGTAAGGGACAAATGGACCGACTGCTAACCCAAAACGTCTTTTTGGTACCGTCCTCTGTACTTCCAAGTTTGTTCTCTTTAACTTCCATACCACGTGATgggaaatttgaaattttgttTAGTTCGACTAGTTTTAAAAAAGTAAAATTAAAGTGGCAAATACCTAATTTAAGGTGGGAAACCAGGTAAAAGTAGTCAATTAATTCAAGAGATCATTCATTTAAGAGCcaattgaacaatttgtGTGATTGCCATAGAGAGATTATTACGATTAGGCTAAGGTATACATAGAAAAGAatagaaaaggaaaaatgtTCAGAAATAATTACGATGGTGATACCGTTACATTTTCTCCTACAGGTAGATTATTCCAAGTAGAATATGCCCTCGAGGCAATCAAGCAAGGTAGTGTAACTGTCGGCCTACGTTCGAAGAAACATGCGGTCCTGGTTGCACTAAAGAGAAATGCAGATGAATTATCATCgtatcaaaagaaaataatcaaatgtGATGAACATTTAGGTCTTGCGTTGGCTGGTTTGGCTCCAGATGCAAGAGTACTAAGTAATTATTTGAGACAACAATGTAATTATTCAAGTTTGATTTATAACAGGAAACTATCAGTCGAGAAAGCTGGCCATTTACTTTGTGATAAAGCCCAAAAAAATACTCAATCTTACGGGGGAAGACCTTATGGGGTTGGTCTATTGATTGTTGGTCATGATAATAGTGGACCTCATCTATTGGAGTTCCAACCTTCAGGGAATACTGTAGAATTATATGGGTCAGCCATTGGGGCTCGTTCACAAGGTGCTAAGACATACTTGGAAAGAGTTCTTGatcaattcattgaaattgaagatcCTGAGGAATTAATTAAAACTGGGGTTGAGTCTTTGAAACAATCTTTGAAAGACGAAACTTTAAGTACCGAGAATCTATCAATTGCAATAGTTGGTGAAGATATTCCATTTACTCTGTATGATGGTGATAAcgtttcaaaatatttataaacgactggaaaaataaataaagaaaaaaaatcatataatatcatATAGATATTGTTATCTAAAGGTAcataaaaataacaattttAACGCAATATCAAACTAATATAATGCTTTAGTCTCACGTGCTGTCGTTGTTGGCAATGCTATGCTAGTCAAGCAAAGTATACTTTTTTTGGTTcaaagtaaataaatattaaaatatatagaagGTATGTTTTATACAGAACTAAATCATGTAAaaaacttttgaaattgcAGTAGTCGAAAACTCATGATTTTCATACttcattgaaaagttttaaGATCAACTGAAAGTTATAGAGAGACTTCACAAAAACAACCACCACAATTCAGAGATCNNNNNNNNNNNNNNNNNNNNTTAATTATAGGAAATAAGCTATCTAACCTTACCTTTTTAAAACGGATAAATTAGTGAGAGGTCAGAATAATGATAACCCCAATACACTGAACtacaaaatcatcaaaaatataattcaattggAGGGTTGGCCGAGTGGTCTAAGGCGGCAGACTTAAGATCTGTTGGACGGTTGTCCGCGCGAGTTCGAACC harbors:
- the ELP6 gene encoding Elongator subunit ELP6 (similar to Saccharomyces cerevisiae ELP6 (YMR312W); ancestral locus Anc_5.3), with product MSAVQKQDLTIFSDQSIIPKNLCSNESHNVMLLTSTAATQPLWLINTLVESSIYGHSYSLNSSASSTNTINHNKPINPTSSLTIASFAHNKSFYKSSFDRLKINSNSYKILDFLTDFTMNETLGKPKAKIFENLLKLFPNDTTSTIILEQPEILFSLMGDHLSANELIESFLKPLIKKCGLLIIVTSVELYKLDYSMTKDVTELIRFISFCFHVSLTVLSLQPLQTGRAKDITGSLKITRGGATLDHLSGKIHVIENEYLYLNEKDSTKLFY
- the UPA2 gene encoding putative methyltransferase (similar to Saccharomyces cerevisiae YGR283C and YMR310C; ancestral locus Anc_5.7); amino-acid sequence: MPPKRKTSVENQGDISTSSTNKPLKKKTKHGKQGQGQAIKAKKNNVKKTIKVLSKTLNYSLCIPTSVISNCTNLEQITYTIYQIAKAATFFNAGEIIILDLTSPPNTDDTQLKTKKKSTTKLSDSMLIASLLQYFVTPPYLVNSVFKKQYRQYFHEASKLPRLSALPFMRYLDHGEGNDNHRYREGLAIRMTKPGKISTSNKKEFKQTKFINIGKDINLELKSQLVPINVRVTVDTIEKRVVSPEEAYGDFVGAQASYGYHVRIAKSFGDIFTHCAFRNGYSQSVWINSGDYYYNESLKKYMKIDSKIPTISKIITGSATEDATKKVDAANLLMVYGKWDHIKQSFNASKDQFEGCEGAQDFFDGQFELPGMVPQGNVPIQDACMISLSSIQALI
- the GLC8 gene encoding PP1-complex regulatory subunit GLC8 (similar to Saccharomyces cerevisiae GLC8 (YMR311C); ancestral locus Anc_5.6), with translation MGGILKNPLPKEQLNKDDPSITEFRKQVLKNTQLNARLAKDSQAYKQQQQKAEAVLLQQQQHISQFTPKDTISLKHEQDERLQWNQKNLNENEITKQQFQDIHIDEPKTPYQGAVDPAGEYYRVDEDDLADDKAFNGNGITNINPGDDDDFNDFSLGEPEFKIDQTGGQFDGDDRIEEEHVSMKQDDDGNQNDENVNDDDDEAAEKEAKHRRFEEMRKKHYNLKEVFKSGKLHEHDNAFNDNDDDDDDGEELDDQE
- the NDAI0I02610 gene encoding uncharacterized protein (similar to Saccharomyces cerevisiae ERV29 (YGR284C); ancestral locus Anc_5.5) translates to MSYRGPIQNDFNQQDPRFARQPFPQQQQQAQQYPPSSYSYAANRPSRPIQQGEPFTIQLKHHFNSFLAFTDRIESLTTHPLLQRIEPYIPTISRFFIVATFYEDSLRILTQWSDQVFYLNKWKGIPYVFVLMFLLFIIIAMPLGSTLLIARKHTVIATGLLISCIVLQGVVYGLVSGSAFLLRNISVIGGLLIAFSDSMVSKKMTFGMLPELEDKVDKNKSFLLLVGRILIVLMFVGFTFSKSWVTVIFTIVFTVCFAIGFRIKFASIMLGLILTFYNVTLNNYWFYDSTKKDFLKYEFYQNLSIIGGLLLVINTGAGEISVDEKKKIY
- the NIP1 gene encoding translation initiation factor eIF3 core subunit c (similar to Saccharomyces cerevisiae NIP1 (YMR309C); ancestral locus Anc_5.9), translating into MSRFFASNYEYESGTSSEEEDLLSSSSEEELLLGSSSGEESDDSFFNESEEAAQESDYETDDSEGKPYGPDWFKKSEFRKAGPSGGAGNKFLKGSNYPGSSDEDLSDDEGRKVVKSAKEKLLDEMQAVYDNIETAEMSEDWVSILNEFDTITRLLVRAHQQNMGTPSLFIKVVAQVEDLVSSSDLNEIKNKAVARAFNTIKQRARKVARENEDLLNKFREDPEAFEKETTVDLESSLDTGMFGAPKPATLASIASATSEVSFFTTLRIVMDSRGKKNVNQQDLLRTLEELLVMAKNPFESIMAYLTLIPLRFDVSSTLSYQPIEQWKASYNDIISLMNILDENRTTYQVSELAIPTDSIEDEPTADSNGVKKILGSLFSFVERLDEEFKKSLLNIDPHSSDYLFRLKDEQSIYNLILRSQLYLEATLPQDEQEKLLARPFIKRLDHIYYKSEKLITKMESSAWKSVSASHYSSNFIAQPETIDNEYITKLVTTLSQVLSKNTDGALRKRAALYNIYYHALNIDFYQAKDMLLSTNVQANINTSDPSLQILFNRVVVQLGLSAFKACLIEECHQVLNELLSASHLREILGQQTLQRVTSTGDDREKQCLPYHQHINLDLIDVVFMTCSLLIEIPQMTAFYSGIKVKRIPYSQKSIRRALEYYDKASFQGPPETSRDYILFAAKAMQKGDWQKSVAYLKDIKAWNLLPNVDTVLENLTERVQVESLKTYFFTYKRFYSSFSVKKLADLFNLPEDKIIMVLDTTISNLDINAKFNEDKTILVIEKGDEITKLEEVALKLNKEVKIVKERLNPSNNHR